In the Maribacter sp. MJ134 genome, one interval contains:
- the prmC gene encoding peptide chain release factor N(5)-glutamine methyltransferase codes for MLLSEINNIFHEELNPLYGEQEVSSFFYLLIDHYLGLERFVLALQPNLVLTKTEEEPLFSGLSELKQHKPIQHIIGYTEFMDMKFKVGPEVLIPRPETEELVRWILEDCNTQKEERLQILDMGTGSGCIPISLAKHLESAVVHALDVSPNALRIARKNAAMNAVDVHFFEADIFQLEIQATYDIIISNPPYVRELEKKEMSPNVLEYEPDVALFVSDKDPLVFYRAIVNFAAQSLSEKGCLYLEINQYLGEEMVQLLATHNFKHIELRKDMFGNDRMIKGVVS; via the coding sequence ATGCTGTTAAGCGAAATAAATAACATTTTCCATGAGGAATTGAATCCGCTTTATGGAGAACAGGAAGTTTCTAGCTTTTTTTACCTGTTAATTGACCATTACCTAGGACTGGAAAGATTTGTACTGGCCTTACAACCCAACCTTGTTTTGACCAAAACGGAGGAAGAGCCTCTTTTTTCAGGATTAAGTGAACTAAAACAACATAAACCCATACAGCATATTATAGGGTACACGGAGTTTATGGACATGAAATTCAAGGTGGGCCCGGAGGTGCTTATTCCACGACCGGAAACCGAAGAATTGGTTCGGTGGATTCTAGAGGATTGTAATACTCAAAAAGAGGAGCGGTTACAAATTCTGGATATGGGCACGGGAAGCGGTTGCATCCCCATTAGTCTGGCCAAGCATTTAGAGTCGGCCGTTGTACATGCCTTGGATGTTTCACCGAATGCTTTGCGTATCGCAAGGAAAAACGCAGCGATGAATGCAGTGGATGTACACTTTTTTGAGGCGGATATCTTTCAATTAGAGATCCAAGCTACATATGATATTATTATATCTAACCCGCCTTATGTCAGGGAGTTGGAGAAAAAGGAAATGAGTCCAAATGTTTTGGAATACGAGCCCGATGTAGCCCTGTTCGTTAGCGATAAAGACCCATTGGTATTTTATAGGGCGATTGTTAATTTTGCAGCACAAAGTTTATCCGAAAAGGGTTGTCTGTATCTAGAAATAAATCAATATTTGGGCGAGGAGATGGTGCAGTTGCTAGCGACGCATAATTTTAAGCATATAGAACTAAGAAAAGATATGTTTGGAAATGACCGTATGATAAAAGGGGTGGTGAGTTGA
- a CDS encoding TIGR00730 family Rossman fold protein — MKGIVVFCGSSTGADPKFAHDAHELGATMAKQGIDLIYGGAKIGIMGKVAQGALENGGKVIGVIPEFLKRKEVYHDGLSDLIITQNMHDRKLRMHELSDGIIMLPGGFGTLEEFFEMLTWAQLGLHPYPIAVLNTNGFYDELLQMLAKMVEKGFVKAENLNAILVDTNVDALLDKMKAFQPLPRPQWMTKEQI; from the coding sequence ATGAAGGGAATTGTAGTTTTTTGTGGAAGTAGTACAGGAGCGGACCCCAAATTTGCGCATGATGCGCACGAGTTAGGTGCTACCATGGCAAAACAGGGCATAGACCTGATATATGGCGGTGCTAAAATTGGTATTATGGGTAAGGTCGCCCAAGGCGCGCTCGAAAATGGTGGAAAGGTAATAGGCGTTATTCCAGAATTTTTAAAGCGAAAAGAAGTATATCACGATGGCCTTTCCGACCTCATCATTACCCAGAATATGCACGACCGCAAATTAAGAATGCATGAGCTTAGCGACGGCATAATCATGCTCCCGGGCGGATTCGGAACTTTGGAAGAGTTTTTTGAGATGCTCACATGGGCGCAGTTGGGCCTACATCCTTACCCCATAGCTGTCTTAAATACCAATGGGTTTTATGATGAATTGTTACAGATGTTGGCGAAGATGGTAGAAAAAGGCTTTGTGAAAGCAGAAAATCTCAATGCTATTTTGGTGGATACCAATGTCGATGCGCTACTGGATAAAATGAAAGCGTTTCAACCGCTCCCCAGACCGCAATGGATGACTAAAGAACAGATATAA
- the ligA gene encoding NAD-dependent DNA ligase LigA, protein MSIERTINALREELRGHNYNYYVLDSPTITDFDFDMKLKELQRLEAAHPEFYDESSPTIRVGGMVTKNFETIVHEHRMYSLDNSYSKDDLEDWEKRIQRNLGDVPVAYTCELKYDGASISITYEDGKLVRAVTRGDGFQGDDVTTNIKTIKSVPLQLKGDYPPKFDIRGEIVLPFDGFQKMNEERVANGEEPYMNPRNTASGSLKLQDSALVAQRPLECLLYSIVGNNTGISSQFEMLEKARAWGFKVPTVAKLCQSTAEVMEFVEEWDVKRHSLPYETDGVVVKVNSLQHQEELGYTAKAPRWAMAYKFKAEQVFTVLNEITYQVGRTGAITPVANLAPVLLAGTTVKRASLHNADQIEKLDIREGDTVFVEKGGEIIPKIIAVDLTKRPAHSVPTEYISHCPECHTPLERTEGDAKHYCPNEYGCPPQITGRIQHFISRKAMDIEGLGGETVELLFKEGLIKDYADLYDLTKEEILPLERMAEKSADNLIKGVAESVSIPFERVMFALGIRYVGETVAKKLAKAYKNIDALSSATQEELVAVDEIGERIAESVVAFFSNEKNLQAIARLKAKGVQFELSAEKLENQTEILKGKTVVVSGVFETVSRDELKKLIEDNGGKVGSSISSKTSYLVAGDKMGPSKRTKAENLGVPIITEQEFLEML, encoded by the coding sequence ATGAGTATTGAACGTACGATTAACGCGCTGCGCGAGGAACTTAGAGGACATAATTACAATTATTATGTACTTGATAGTCCAACGATTACGGACTTTGATTTTGATATGAAATTGAAGGAGCTACAGCGTTTGGAGGCAGCGCATCCAGAATTCTATGATGAAAGTTCCCCGACAATCCGGGTGGGTGGTATGGTCACCAAGAACTTTGAGACCATTGTACACGAGCATCGCATGTATTCCTTGGACAATTCGTACTCCAAGGATGATTTAGAGGATTGGGAAAAACGGATTCAACGTAACCTGGGCGATGTTCCCGTGGCCTACACCTGTGAGTTGAAATACGATGGCGCATCTATCAGCATCACCTATGAGGACGGAAAATTGGTACGTGCCGTAACGCGTGGAGATGGCTTTCAGGGCGATGATGTCACGACGAATATCAAAACGATAAAATCGGTTCCCTTGCAACTAAAAGGTGATTATCCACCAAAGTTCGATATCCGTGGAGAGATTGTACTGCCCTTTGACGGTTTTCAGAAAATGAACGAAGAACGTGTTGCCAATGGGGAAGAACCCTATATGAATCCTAGAAATACCGCTTCGGGAAGTTTAAAATTACAGGATAGTGCCTTGGTGGCGCAACGTCCCTTAGAGTGTTTGCTGTACAGCATCGTTGGGAATAATACGGGAATCAGTTCGCAATTTGAGATGTTGGAAAAGGCCCGTGCTTGGGGGTTTAAGGTGCCTACAGTGGCCAAATTATGCCAAAGTACGGCAGAAGTCATGGAATTTGTGGAGGAGTGGGATGTGAAACGGCACAGCTTGCCCTATGAGACCGATGGCGTGGTAGTCAAGGTAAATAGCCTACAGCACCAAGAGGAACTCGGATACACGGCCAAAGCGCCACGTTGGGCCATGGCCTATAAATTCAAGGCAGAGCAGGTGTTTACCGTGCTCAATGAAATTACCTATCAGGTAGGGCGCACAGGGGCCATTACCCCCGTGGCCAATCTAGCACCTGTACTGTTGGCAGGTACCACGGTAAAAAGGGCTTCGCTTCATAATGCCGACCAAATTGAAAAATTGGATATCCGTGAGGGCGATACCGTTTTTGTGGAAAAAGGAGGGGAGATTATCCCTAAGATAATAGCGGTAGACCTTACCAAAAGACCGGCTCATTCTGTACCTACGGAGTATATTTCCCACTGTCCGGAATGTCATACCCCTTTGGAACGTACCGAAGGCGACGCCAAGCATTACTGCCCCAACGAGTATGGTTGTCCGCCACAGATTACGGGACGCATACAGCATTTTATTTCGCGCAAGGCCATGGATATTGAAGGTCTGGGGGGCGAAACTGTAGAATTGTTGTTCAAAGAAGGCTTGATTAAAGATTATGCCGATTTGTACGACTTGACCAAAGAAGAAATCTTGCCCTTGGAGCGTATGGCAGAAAAATCCGCTGACAATCTCATTAAAGGCGTGGCGGAATCGGTTAGCATTCCCTTTGAGCGGGTCATGTTCGCTTTGGGAATTAGATACGTGGGTGAAACCGTAGCTAAAAAACTGGCCAAGGCCTATAAAAATATTGATGCCCTTTCTAGCGCTACCCAAGAAGAATTGGTGGCTGTGGACGAAATTGGGGAGCGTATTGCAGAGAGCGTTGTTGCCTTTTTCAGTAACGAAAAGAACTTACAGGCTATTGCCCGTCTAAAGGCCAAAGGTGTGCAGTTTGAACTCTCGGCGGAGAAACTGGAAAATCAGACCGAAATCCTAAAAGGGAAAACAGTGGTGGTTTCCGGTGTTTTTGAGACGGTCAGTAGAGACGAGCTTAAAAAACTGATTGAGGATAATGGGGGCAAGGTAGGGTCGTCCATATCTTCCAAGACCAGCTACTTGGTCGCCGGGGATAAAATGGGACCCAGTAAAAGAACAAAGGCCGAAAACCTGGGAGTGCCCATCATCACGGAACAGGAGTTTTTGGAAATGCTATAG
- a CDS encoding cation:proton antiporter, with translation MDYFIIAAVLVFISAIFGYINVRFLKLPNTIGLMLITIVFTLAVFGISYFDDTLLNAERYIISQIDFKTVLLDVMLSFLLFAGALHTNFEQLKVQRWPILVFSTLGVLVSTFLVGTIMFYVLQAFSLQVDFIYCLLFGSLISPTDPIAVLGILKQAGAPKKLETKIVGESLFNDGVGVVVFLTIFQIASSGMDAITPLEIAELFGVEVIGGVVLGLVIGWITYRLMRSIDDYDIEVIITLAAVMMGTVVAQKFHLSAPLAMVTAGLVVGNDTVRHSAMSKTTETYVDKFWELLDILLNTLLFVLIGMEMLVISFEFNYVVAGLVAIPIVLACRYLSLLLPIKFFEEKLDFVPGTNLVMTWGGLRGGISIALALGLTQDMHRDLFLVITYVVVVFSIIGQGLTVGKLVKKVTADAT, from the coding sequence ATGGATTACTTTATCATTGCCGCTGTACTCGTTTTTATATCCGCCATATTCGGCTATATCAATGTGCGCTTTCTAAAACTGCCCAATACCATTGGGCTTATGCTCATAACCATTGTGTTTACCCTTGCGGTCTTTGGTATCAGTTATTTTGATGATACGTTGCTTAATGCCGAACGGTATATCATCAGTCAAATCGATTTTAAGACCGTTCTTTTGGATGTTATGCTGAGTTTTCTGCTTTTTGCAGGGGCCTTGCACACCAATTTTGAGCAGTTAAAAGTACAACGCTGGCCCATATTGGTATTTTCTACTTTGGGCGTGCTGGTCTCCACCTTCTTGGTCGGCACCATCATGTTCTATGTATTGCAGGCTTTTAGTTTGCAGGTAGATTTTATTTACTGCCTGCTTTTTGGCTCCCTGATTTCTCCGACGGACCCTATTGCCGTACTTGGAATTTTAAAGCAAGCGGGAGCACCAAAGAAACTGGAAACCAAGATAGTAGGAGAATCCCTTTTTAACGATGGGGTGGGCGTCGTGGTATTCTTGACCATTTTTCAGATTGCCTCTTCCGGGATGGATGCCATTACCCCTTTGGAAATCGCCGAACTTTTTGGTGTGGAAGTCATTGGTGGTGTTGTCTTGGGATTGGTCATCGGATGGATTACCTACCGCCTCATGCGCTCCATAGACGATTACGATATTGAGGTCATCATTACCCTTGCCGCCGTTATGATGGGCACCGTAGTAGCACAGAAATTCCACCTCTCCGCACCCTTGGCCATGGTTACGGCCGGTTTGGTGGTGGGGAACGATACCGTTCGTCATTCCGCCATGTCCAAAACTACGGAAACCTATGTAGATAAATTTTGGGAGCTGCTGGATATTCTGTTGAATACGCTCTTGTTCGTATTGATAGGGATGGAAATGCTGGTCATCTCCTTTGAATTCAATTATGTCGTGGCCGGCTTGGTGGCCATACCCATCGTATTGGCCTGTCGTTATTTATCCTTGCTGTTACCCATTAAATTCTTTGAAGAAAAGCTGGACTTTGTACCCGGAACCAATCTCGTGATGACCTGGGGCGGACTCCGCGGCGGTATTTCCATTGCCCTGGCATTGGGCTTAACGCAAGACATGCACCGCGACCTCTTTTTGGTCATCACCTATGTCGTTGTGGTCTTCTCCATTATTGGTCAAGGGCTTACCGTAGGCAAACTAGTGAAAAAAGTAACCGCTGATGCTACCTAA
- a CDS encoding DUF4345 domain-containing protein, protein MNNNLKWIFKSLHLIISLSIVVPTAIIYGSPSVLPEHLDIEVNTVDLSNMLKAIMCLYLGISLIWALGIWKSKYWKIATQLNVLFMLTLATGRALSMIMDGFPTGGYIFGIFAELLIGLFSLYQLKKYAME, encoded by the coding sequence ATGAACAACAATTTAAAGTGGATTTTTAAAAGTTTACATCTTATCATTTCCTTATCCATAGTAGTTCCTACAGCAATAATTTATGGTTCACCTTCAGTATTGCCCGAACATTTAGATATTGAAGTAAATACGGTTGACCTTTCAAATATGCTGAAAGCTATTATGTGTTTATATCTGGGAATATCGCTCATATGGGCTTTAGGAATCTGGAAATCAAAATATTGGAAAATTGCTACTCAACTGAATGTTTTATTTATGCTAACGCTGGCAACAGGGCGAGCGTTGAGTATGATAATGGATGGATTTCCAACTGGTGGATATATTTTTGGAATATTTGCGGAACTGCTAATTGGACTATTTTCCTTATATCAGTTAAAAAAATATGCAATGGAATAG
- a CDS encoding DUF1569 domain-containing protein — protein sequence MNNLYNQSDVNGIIERLEKLTPNAERKWGKMNTAQMLAHLNAFLETALNINFQERIFIGKILGRFFKERYVSKKQFSKNSPTGKNYIFTGEKDFEKEKNRAMSLIKQFYDNGPEQCTKQPHPFFGNLTPNEWAIAQWKHIDHHLRQFDS from the coding sequence ATGAATAACTTATATAATCAATCCGACGTAAACGGAATTATAGAAAGGTTGGAAAAACTAACTCCAAATGCAGAAAGAAAGTGGGGAAAAATGAATACAGCTCAAATGCTAGCTCACTTAAATGCTTTTCTTGAAACCGCGTTGAATATCAATTTCCAAGAAAGAATATTCATAGGAAAAATTTTAGGCAGGTTTTTTAAAGAACGCTATGTAAGTAAAAAACAATTTTCTAAAAATTCACCAACGGGTAAAAATTATATTTTTACTGGTGAAAAGGACTTTGAAAAGGAAAAAAATAGAGCTATGTCGCTAATAAAGCAGTTTTATGATAATGGACCTGAACAGTGCACAAAACAACCTCACCCATTCTTCGGTAATTTAACACCAAATGAATGGGCAATTGCGCAATGGAAACATATTGACCATCATTTAAGACAATTTGATTCTTAA